One region of Anaeromyxobacter paludicola genomic DNA includes:
- a CDS encoding ABC transporter permease has protein sequence MTGFLDTLALALGTLRANPLRSLLTLLGIVIGAATVVAMMSLTEGLRLKVTTDLAQLGAASFQVQKFPAVSFGDHDRAKYAKRKDLTREQGEAIRALCPHVAHVSIEEYHQGTAERIWTAERATRPNVGVAGVVPDYEYANAVTVAEGRFVSQTDIALGRRVAVVGTDVSDLLFPGESAVGREIRIRGASFEVVGVFERMGSVLGLESRDAIVTIPWPAFEQVLGKANNDNIAIQATSNEDVPRAIDEVVGQLRRLRGLAPDAENDFEIFSNDSIAEVFNNIAAVVTAATFGVCALALLVGGIGIMNIMLVSVAERTREIGVRMALGARRRRILSQFVVESVTLSLLGGLLGVLLGAGIALGARTLYQVPASVPAWAVLLSLVSASGCGLLFGIYPAARASRLDPVEAMRTE, from the coding sequence ATGACCGGCTTCCTCGACACGCTGGCGCTCGCCCTCGGCACGCTGCGCGCCAACCCGCTCCGCTCGCTCCTCACCCTGCTCGGCATCGTGATCGGCGCCGCCACGGTGGTGGCCATGATGTCGCTCACCGAGGGGCTCCGGCTCAAGGTGACCACCGACCTCGCCCAGCTCGGCGCGGCCTCGTTCCAGGTGCAGAAGTTCCCGGCGGTGAGCTTCGGCGACCACGACCGGGCGAAGTACGCGAAGCGCAAGGACCTCACCCGCGAGCAGGGCGAGGCGATCCGGGCGCTCTGCCCGCACGTGGCCCACGTCTCCATCGAGGAGTACCACCAGGGCACCGCCGAGCGGATCTGGACCGCCGAGCGCGCCACCCGCCCGAACGTGGGGGTGGCCGGGGTGGTGCCCGACTACGAGTACGCCAACGCGGTCACCGTGGCGGAGGGGCGCTTCGTCAGCCAGACCGACATCGCGCTCGGCCGGCGGGTGGCGGTGGTCGGCACCGACGTCTCCGACCTCCTCTTCCCGGGCGAGAGCGCCGTCGGCCGCGAGATCCGGATCCGCGGCGCCTCCTTCGAGGTGGTGGGGGTGTTCGAGCGGATGGGGAGCGTGCTCGGGCTCGAGTCGCGCGACGCCATCGTGACCATCCCCTGGCCGGCGTTCGAGCAGGTGCTCGGGAAGGCGAACAACGACAACATCGCCATCCAGGCCACCTCCAACGAGGACGTGCCGCGCGCCATCGACGAGGTGGTGGGGCAGCTGCGGCGGCTGCGGGGCCTCGCCCCGGACGCCGAGAACGACTTCGAGATCTTCTCCAACGACTCCATCGCCGAGGTGTTCAACAACATCGCCGCCGTGGTCACCGCCGCCACCTTCGGGGTCTGCGCGCTGGCGCTCCTCGTGGGCGGCATCGGGATCATGAACATCATGCTGGTCTCGGTGGCGGAGCGGACGCGCGAGATCGGGGTGCGCATGGCGCTCGGCGCGCGGCGGCGGCGCATCCTGTCGCAGTTCGTGGTGGAGTCGGTGACGCTGTCGCTCCTGGGCGGCCTGCTCGGCGTGCTGCTCGGGGCCGGCATCGCGCTCGGGGCCCGCACCCTCTACCAAGTTCCGGCGAGCGTGCCGGCGTGGGCGGTGCTACTCTCCCTCGTCTCGGCGTCCGGCTGCGGGCTGCTCTTCGGCATCTACCCCGCGGCCCGGGCGAGCCGCCTCGACCCGGTCGAGGCGATGCGCACCGAGTAG
- a CDS encoding ABC transporter permease yields the protein MRGSRALAEASEALRIAAGSLVAARLRSFLTTLGIVIGVMTVIAIVAIIQGLDRSFEAQVATLGSHTLYVDRWKWLSGADEWWTMRNRRPIGRAEVEAVQRECTLAQAIAPTARARAAVRRGDVELTGVAVNGTNTRYLETGGGTVGAGRFLVESDVELSRAVAVLGADVSDRLFPGARPAEVLGQRVLLSGRPFTVVGLLERRGRFLGMAMDNNVTVPLGAFERIFGTKRSLQIAVTAAPGDLPALEDELTGILRRARRVPAGKADDFAMNRQEQFLKVYGQLTGALYGVAVGVGLITLVVGGIGIMNIMLVSVHERTREIGVRRALGARRGTILFQFLLEAAFVAALGGAVGTALGLGAAQLVALVSPLAAAATPSAVLLGLGFSTLVGLAFGSWPAWRAAHLDPVEALRYE from the coding sequence GTGAGGGGGAGCCGCGCGCTCGCCGAGGCGTCGGAGGCCCTGCGCATCGCCGCCGGCTCGCTCGTGGCGGCGCGGCTGCGGAGCTTCCTCACCACCCTCGGCATCGTCATCGGCGTGATGACGGTGATCGCCATCGTCGCCATCATCCAGGGGCTCGACCGCAGCTTCGAGGCGCAGGTGGCGACCCTCGGGTCGCACACGCTCTACGTGGACCGCTGGAAGTGGCTCAGCGGCGCCGACGAGTGGTGGACCATGCGCAACCGGCGCCCCATCGGCCGCGCCGAGGTGGAGGCGGTGCAGCGCGAGTGCACGCTCGCCCAGGCCATCGCCCCCACCGCCCGCGCGCGGGCGGCGGTGCGCCGCGGCGACGTCGAGCTCACCGGGGTGGCGGTGAACGGCACCAACACCCGCTACCTCGAGACCGGCGGCGGCACCGTCGGCGCCGGCCGCTTCCTGGTGGAGAGCGACGTGGAGCTCTCGCGCGCGGTGGCGGTCCTCGGCGCCGACGTGTCCGACCGGCTCTTCCCCGGGGCGCGGCCGGCGGAGGTGCTGGGGCAGCGGGTGCTTCTCTCCGGGCGGCCCTTCACGGTGGTGGGGCTCCTGGAGCGGCGGGGGCGCTTCCTCGGCATGGCCATGGACAACAACGTGACCGTGCCGCTCGGCGCCTTCGAGCGGATCTTCGGCACCAAGCGGTCGCTGCAGATCGCGGTCACCGCCGCGCCGGGCGACCTCCCCGCGCTCGAGGACGAGCTCACCGGGATCCTGCGCCGCGCCCGGCGCGTCCCCGCCGGCAAGGCGGACGACTTCGCCATGAACCGGCAGGAGCAGTTCCTCAAGGTCTACGGCCAGCTCACCGGCGCCCTCTACGGCGTCGCGGTCGGCGTGGGGCTCATCACGCTCGTGGTGGGCGGCATCGGGATCATGAACATCATGCTGGTGTCGGTCCACGAGCGGACCCGCGAGATCGGCGTCCGGCGCGCCCTCGGCGCCCGGCGCGGCACCATCCTCTTCCAGTTCCTGCTCGAGGCGGCCTTCGTGGCGGCGCTCGGCGGCGCCGTGGGCACCGCGCTCGGACTCGGGGCGGCGCAGCTCGTGGCGCTGGTGTCGCCGCTGGCGGCGGCCGCGACCCCCTCGGCGGTGCTGCTCGGGCTCGGCTTCTCGACGCTGGTCGGGCTCGCCTTCGGCTCCTGGCCGGCCTGGCGCGCCGCCCACCTCGATCCGGTGGAGGCGCTGCGCTACGAATGA
- a CDS encoding ABC transporter ATP-binding protein, whose product MSGPGAGPDAPLLSLEGLRRHYLVGGEVVHALDGVSFEVRRGEWVAVVGQSGSGKSTLMNILGCLDTPTGGRYRINGQDVAGLSDDALADLRNREIGFVFQTFQLLPRATALANVELPLVYRGVPRRERRVRAEAALTAVGLAQRMHHRPNELSGGQRQRVAVARALVGEPSLLLADEPTGNLDSATGEEIVRLFSELHARGHTIVLVTHEPRLAARCPRAVRLSDGRVVADGPGEEVAALSVPRAVGT is encoded by the coding sequence GTGAGCGGCCCGGGAGCCGGCCCCGACGCGCCCCTCCTCTCGCTCGAGGGGCTGCGCCGCCACTATCTCGTCGGCGGCGAGGTGGTGCACGCCCTCGACGGCGTCTCCTTCGAGGTGCGGCGCGGGGAGTGGGTCGCGGTGGTGGGCCAGTCGGGCTCGGGCAAGTCCACCCTCATGAACATCCTCGGCTGCCTCGACACCCCGACCGGCGGGCGCTACCGGATCAACGGGCAGGACGTGGCCGGCCTCTCCGACGACGCCCTCGCCGACCTGCGCAACCGCGAGATCGGCTTCGTCTTCCAGACCTTCCAGCTCCTCCCGCGCGCCACCGCGCTCGCCAACGTGGAGCTGCCGCTCGTCTACCGCGGCGTGCCGCGCCGCGAGCGGCGGGTCCGCGCCGAGGCGGCGCTCACCGCGGTGGGGCTCGCCCAGCGCATGCACCACCGGCCCAACGAGCTCTCCGGCGGGCAGCGGCAGCGGGTCGCGGTGGCCCGCGCCCTGGTGGGCGAGCCGTCGCTGCTCCTCGCCGACGAGCCGACCGGCAACCTCGACTCGGCCACCGGCGAGGAGATCGTCCGGCTCTTCTCCGAGCTGCACGCCCGGGGGCACACCATCGTGCTCGTCACGCACGAGCCCCGGCTCGCCGCGCGCTGCCCGCGCGCGGTGCGGCTCTCGGACGGCCGGGTGGTCGCCGACGGCCCCGGCGAAGAGGTGGCGGCGCTCTCGGTGCCGCGGGCGGTGGGCACGTGA
- a CDS encoding efflux RND transporter periplasmic adaptor subunit, with product MSWGQRLLALAFCAAVLALLAFSLRPRPVPPIGVQTAAARQGAITRKVTAAGKLQAATEVKLSSNLSGDLLDLTVHEGDRVKKGQYLGRIDSRRYAAQVRQQEAARASAAADLGLEEVQVRKLEAELARVRRLAGSGNASQAELERAESDVAAERARAQAARQRIAQAEAALAEARHFLDLTTLYAPIDGIVTSRQKQVGERVRGSDFSEDVIVIVATLSSMEAKVEVGEHEVVYLHEGDQAEVEIDAFPDRRWPAQVVEIAKNATIKNAGTEAEVTTFPVRLALTAPVAGALPGMSCQAGISTETHEKAVVVPIQAVTVRTEKQLRGPAERRDERPVAPAPGARARREPTQKVVFVVERGVARARRVETGLASESEIEILDGVKPGETVVEGPYKVLARELEDGKPVKDAVPGEGGKKS from the coding sequence ATGTCGTGGGGCCAGCGGCTCCTCGCCCTCGCGTTCTGCGCCGCGGTGCTGGCGCTCCTCGCCTTCTCGCTCCGGCCGCGGCCGGTCCCGCCGATCGGCGTGCAGACCGCCGCGGCGCGGCAGGGAGCCATCACCCGCAAGGTGACCGCCGCCGGCAAGCTGCAGGCGGCCACCGAGGTGAAGCTCAGCTCCAACCTCTCCGGCGACCTGCTCGACCTCACGGTGCACGAGGGCGACCGCGTGAAGAAGGGGCAGTACCTCGGGCGCATCGACTCGCGCCGCTACGCCGCCCAGGTGCGCCAGCAGGAGGCGGCCCGCGCCAGCGCCGCCGCCGACCTCGGGCTCGAGGAGGTGCAGGTGCGGAAGCTCGAGGCGGAGCTGGCCCGGGTGCGCCGGCTCGCCGGCTCCGGCAACGCCTCGCAGGCGGAGCTGGAGCGGGCGGAGTCGGACGTCGCCGCCGAGCGGGCGCGGGCCCAGGCGGCGCGGCAGCGCATCGCCCAGGCCGAGGCCGCCCTCGCCGAGGCGCGCCACTTCCTCGACCTCACCACCCTCTACGCCCCCATCGACGGCATCGTCACCTCGCGCCAGAAGCAGGTCGGGGAGCGGGTGCGGGGCTCCGACTTCAGCGAGGACGTGATCGTCATCGTGGCCACCCTCTCCTCCATGGAGGCGAAGGTGGAGGTGGGCGAGCACGAGGTGGTCTACCTCCACGAGGGCGACCAGGCGGAGGTGGAGATCGACGCCTTCCCCGACCGGCGCTGGCCGGCGCAGGTGGTCGAGATCGCGAAGAACGCCACCATCAAGAACGCCGGCACCGAGGCCGAGGTGACCACCTTCCCGGTGCGGCTCGCCCTCACCGCCCCGGTGGCGGGCGCGCTCCCGGGCATGAGCTGCCAGGCCGGCATCTCCACCGAGACCCACGAGAAGGCGGTGGTGGTGCCGATCCAGGCGGTGACGGTCCGGACCGAGAAGCAGCTGCGCGGCCCGGCCGAGCGGCGCGACGAGCGGCCGGTGGCGCCGGCCCCGGGCGCCAGGGCCCGGCGCGAGCCCACGCAGAAGGTGGTGTTCGTGGTGGAGCGCGGGGTGGCGCGCGCGCGCCGGGTCGAGACCGGGCTCGCGAGCGAGAGCGAGATCGAGATCCTCGACGGCGTGAAGCCGGGCGAGACGGTGGTGGAGGGCCCGTACAAGGTCCTCGCGCGCGAGCTCGAGGACGGCAAGCCGGTCAAGGACGCGGTCCCCGGCGAGGGCGGGAAGAAGTCGTGA
- a CDS encoding TolC family protein: protein MSAGALCLLAVLGAVASPAAAAPAGGALTLDDALALAGRQNKDLRLSRSRREAAGVDVTASWAGVLPRLDLSASGGRDFVGARQSVQVVPTGVGPDGLPTFQQQAINIPATDFADWSLGLKLSQPIFDGLRSWNAIRRAESMERASAGQLDEAALTTAFDVTRKFYEVVKAERSLAVLEETVARSEELVRRADALFAEGRGLKGDAYAARVNLANDRINVESQRARVAQARSDLAVALGGEGVDVPAVVAPAAVDAPGLGGAAEPPPAEALLARARAARPLLRSQRELVAASGLDVAIARADWWPALSLQAAYNREGPSLTGSEGVLGDPTRQYTAVAQVALTWNLFAGRQTQAQVAKAGIAEAQARIGAEQADQQVASEIARARSALVALSRSALLAAESLGSAEENVKLARARLDAGAASQLEVRDALLKLTQAKLTLLQARVDEAVARADLNRAVGGVL from the coding sequence GTGAGCGCCGGGGCCCTCTGCCTGCTCGCGGTCCTCGGCGCGGTGGCCTCCCCGGCCGCCGCGGCGCCGGCGGGCGGCGCGCTCACCCTCGACGACGCCCTGGCCCTCGCCGGGCGGCAGAACAAGGACCTCCGGCTCTCGCGGTCGCGCCGCGAGGCGGCCGGGGTGGACGTCACCGCCTCCTGGGCCGGCGTGCTGCCGCGCCTCGACCTCTCCGCGAGCGGGGGGCGCGACTTCGTGGGGGCCCGCCAGTCGGTGCAGGTGGTCCCGACCGGCGTCGGGCCGGACGGCCTGCCCACCTTCCAGCAGCAGGCCATCAACATCCCGGCGACCGACTTCGCCGACTGGTCGCTCGGCCTCAAGCTGTCGCAGCCGATCTTCGACGGGCTCCGCTCCTGGAACGCGATCCGGCGCGCCGAATCGATGGAGCGCGCCTCGGCGGGGCAGCTCGACGAGGCGGCGCTCACCACCGCCTTCGACGTCACCCGCAAGTTCTACGAGGTGGTGAAGGCGGAGCGGAGCCTCGCCGTGCTCGAGGAGACGGTGGCGCGCAGCGAGGAGCTGGTGCGGCGCGCCGACGCCCTCTTCGCGGAGGGGCGCGGGCTCAAGGGCGACGCCTACGCCGCCCGGGTGAACCTCGCGAACGACCGGATCAACGTCGAGTCGCAGCGGGCGCGGGTGGCGCAGGCCCGGAGCGACCTCGCGGTGGCGCTGGGCGGCGAGGGGGTGGACGTCCCGGCGGTGGTGGCCCCGGCCGCCGTGGACGCGCCCGGGCTCGGCGGCGCCGCCGAGCCGCCGCCGGCCGAGGCGCTGCTGGCGCGGGCGCGGGCGGCGCGGCCGCTCCTGCGCAGCCAGCGCGAGCTGGTGGCCGCGAGCGGGCTCGACGTGGCCATCGCGCGCGCCGACTGGTGGCCGGCGCTGAGCCTCCAGGCCGCCTACAACCGCGAGGGGCCGAGCCTCACCGGCTCGGAGGGCGTGCTGGGCGACCCCACCCGCCAGTACACCGCGGTGGCGCAGGTGGCGCTCACCTGGAACCTCTTCGCGGGGCGGCAGACGCAGGCGCAGGTGGCGAAGGCCGGGATCGCCGAGGCCCAGGCCCGCATCGGCGCGGAGCAGGCCGATCAGCAGGTCGCGAGCGAGATCGCCCGCGCCCGCTCGGCGCTGGTGGCGCTCTCCCGCTCGGCCCTGCTCGCCGCCGAGAGCCTCGGCAGCGCCGAGGAGAACGTGAAGCTCGCCCGGGCCCGGCTCGACGCCGGGGCGGCGAGCCAGCTCGAGGTCCGCGACGCGCTCCTCAAGCTGACCCAGGCGAAGCTCACCCTCCTGCAGGCGCGCGTGGACGAGGCGGTGGCGCGCGCCGATCTCAACCGCGCCGTCGGAGGCGTCCTGTGA
- a CDS encoding YIP1 family protein, with translation MTADLLLDTFRSPPGALARAAGRRALLAPLLAATAAALLATAVALPRLDLERAGVERLDKEQQPGQPEPTDHQREEAAAQARKVGALSGWAGAALGPSLQALAVAAALLAGLRTAGGRPAFRPTLAVTAHALLPLALERLLAIPALLRAGRLRPEALDTVLPANLAAWLPPGAPPRWLAPAASLDLFALWAAALLVLGLAPVAGVSRRRAAAVVGALWAGYVVTAKLALPALAGGAA, from the coding sequence ATGACCGCCGACCTCCTCCTCGACACCTTCCGCAGCCCGCCCGGCGCGCTCGCCCGCGCCGCCGGGCGGCGCGCCCTCCTGGCCCCGCTCCTCGCCGCCACCGCCGCCGCCCTCCTCGCGACCGCGGTGGCGCTGCCGCGCCTCGACCTCGAGCGGGCCGGCGTCGAGCGGCTCGACAAGGAGCAGCAGCCCGGCCAGCCCGAGCCGACCGACCACCAGCGCGAGGAGGCCGCCGCGCAGGCCCGCAAGGTCGGCGCCCTCTCCGGCTGGGCGGGCGCCGCGCTCGGCCCCTCCTTGCAGGCGCTCGCGGTGGCGGCGGCGCTGCTCGCGGGGCTGCGCACCGCGGGCGGCCGGCCCGCCTTCCGGCCCACCCTCGCGGTGACGGCGCACGCCCTCCTGCCGCTCGCGCTCGAGCGGCTCCTCGCCATCCCGGCCCTGCTCCGGGCCGGGCGGCTCCGGCCCGAGGCGCTCGATACGGTCCTCCCCGCCAACCTCGCCGCCTGGCTGCCGCCGGGCGCGCCGCCGCGCTGGCTCGCGCCGGCCGCGAGCCTCGACCTGTTCGCGCTCTGGGCGGCCGCGCTCCTCGTCCTCGGGCTCGCCCCGGTGGCCGGCGTGTCGCGCCGCCGCGCCGCCGCGGTGGTGGGGGCGCTCTGGGCCGGGTACGTCGTGACGGCGAAGCTCGCCCTCCCCGCGCTCGCCGGAGGTGCGGCGTGA
- a CDS encoding DoxX family protein: MTTIDAAGMMTGRSAVRDAATLPARMALGASMLYHGTGKLRAEGRAQTGQFMESVGIAPGERWALATGIAETAAGAMALLGFATRPAALAVLATQAVAVWRVHARNGFDITKGGYEYNLALMAIALGLLVAGPGRFSAHEAVEELSYGRGRARRLFRRAQPSLLTRALKLLK, from the coding sequence ATGACGACGATCGACGCGGCGGGGATGATGACGGGGCGCAGCGCGGTCCGCGACGCGGCGACGCTGCCGGCGCGGATGGCGCTCGGCGCGAGCATGCTCTACCACGGCACCGGGAAGCTCCGGGCCGAGGGTCGGGCGCAGACCGGCCAGTTCATGGAGAGCGTCGGCATCGCGCCGGGAGAGCGCTGGGCGCTCGCCACCGGCATCGCCGAGACGGCGGCCGGGGCGATGGCGCTGCTCGGGTTCGCGACGCGGCCGGCGGCGCTGGCGGTGCTCGCCACGCAGGCGGTGGCGGTCTGGCGGGTCCACGCCCGGAACGGGTTCGACATCACCAAGGGCGGCTACGAGTACAACCTCGCCCTCATGGCCATCGCCCTCGGGCTGCTCGTGGCCGGGCCGGGGCGGTTCTCGGCGCACGAGGCGGTCGAGGAGCTCTCCTACGGGCGGGGGCGGGCGCGGCGGCTCTTCCGGCGCGCGCAGCCGAGCCTCCTCACCCGCGCGCTCAAGCTCCTGAAGTGA
- the modA gene encoding molybdate ABC transporter substrate-binding protein, giving the protein MARPLLALALAALLTRPASAAPAGAPPRTLTVAAAANLKAPMADLVAAFEEDRPGVKVRTTFGASANLAAQARAGAPFDLFLSADDLHPRKLAEAGLADAGGPFTYALGRLALWAPAGSPLAVEKEGLAVLASPAVRKVAVANPKLAPYGKAAEEALWAAKLLDAVRPKLVYGESVAQAAQFAESGAADAALLPLSMVLTGPLAPGKRLVLPDDAHPPIDQAGVVLKGARELELAQAFARFVRGGHGQAILARHGYGLPPR; this is encoded by the coding sequence ATGGCCCGCCCGCTCCTCGCCCTGGCGCTCGCCGCGCTCCTCACGCGGCCGGCGTCCGCCGCGCCCGCCGGCGCGCCCCCCCGGACGCTGACCGTCGCCGCCGCCGCCAACCTCAAGGCGCCCATGGCCGATCTCGTCGCCGCCTTCGAGGAGGATCGCCCCGGCGTGAAGGTGCGGACCACCTTCGGCGCCTCCGCCAACCTCGCCGCGCAGGCGCGCGCCGGTGCGCCGTTCGACCTGTTCCTCTCGGCCGACGACCTCCACCCGCGCAAGCTCGCGGAGGCCGGGCTCGCCGACGCGGGCGGGCCGTTCACGTACGCGCTCGGGCGGCTGGCGCTCTGGGCCCCCGCCGGCTCGCCGCTCGCCGTCGAGAAGGAGGGGCTCGCGGTGCTCGCCTCCCCCGCCGTGCGCAAGGTGGCGGTCGCGAACCCCAAGCTCGCCCCCTACGGCAAGGCGGCCGAGGAGGCGCTCTGGGCGGCGAAGCTCCTCGACGCGGTCCGGCCGAAGCTGGTGTACGGCGAGAGCGTCGCGCAGGCGGCGCAGTTCGCCGAGAGCGGCGCCGCCGACGCGGCGCTCCTGCCGCTCTCGATGGTGCTCACCGGCCCTCTCGCCCCCGGCAAGCGGCTCGTGCTCCCCGACGACGCCCACCCGCCCATCGACCAGGCCGGGGTGGTGCTCAAGGGCGCCCGCGAGCTGGAGCTGGCGCAGGCCTTCGCCCGCTTCGTCCGCGGCGGCCACGGCCAGGCGATCCTGGCCCGCCACGGCTACGGCCTGCCCCCGAGGTAG
- the modB gene encoding molybdate ABC transporter permease subunit, whose protein sequence is MDYAALRLSLELAALTTLALLVLGLPLAAWLARSTFRLKFLVEAVVALPLVLPPTVLGFYLLLAFAPQSPLGRSWERLTGHRLAFSFDGLLIASILYSLPFAVQPFAAALSAVDRRLVEASHTLGASPLATFLRVSLPLSARGVLAGAVLTFAHTLGEFGVVLMVGGNLQGETRTLSIAIFDHVEALEYAAAGRTALFLLVLSFAVLAVTYGLQRGAFEKWPARSR, encoded by the coding sequence TTGGACTACGCCGCCCTCCGGCTCAGCCTCGAGCTCGCGGCGCTCACCACGCTGGCGCTGCTCGTGCTCGGCCTGCCGCTCGCCGCCTGGCTCGCCCGGAGCACCTTCCGGCTCAAGTTCCTCGTCGAGGCCGTGGTGGCGCTGCCGCTCGTGCTCCCGCCCACCGTGCTCGGCTTCTACCTCCTGCTCGCCTTCGCGCCGCAGAGCCCGCTCGGCCGGTCCTGGGAGCGGCTCACCGGCCACCGGCTCGCCTTCTCCTTCGACGGCCTGCTCATCGCCTCGATCCTCTACAGCCTGCCGTTCGCGGTGCAGCCCTTCGCCGCGGCGCTCTCGGCCGTGGACCGGCGCCTCGTCGAGGCCTCGCACACGCTCGGCGCCTCCCCGCTCGCCACCTTCCTCCGCGTCAGCCTGCCGCTCTCGGCGCGCGGCGTCCTCGCCGGCGCGGTGCTCACCTTCGCCCACACGCTCGGCGAGTTCGGGGTGGTGCTGATGGTCGGCGGCAACCTGCAGGGCGAGACCCGCACGCTCTCCATCGCCATCTTCGACCACGTCGAGGCGCTCGAGTACGCCGCGGCCGGCCGCACCGCCCTGTTCCTGCTCGTCCTCTCCTTCGCCGTGCTGGCCGTGACCTACGGGCTGCAGCGCGGGGCCTTCGAGAAATGGCCGGCGCGCTCTCGCTAG